CTCGGTGAAGCAGGCGTACCCCCAGCTGGCCATCCACTCGATCGGGCCGAGCGAGATCCTGCACATGGCCAAGGTCTCCGGGGTGAGCCTGGACGAGGCCATCGCTCGCATCAAGGTCGCCGGCCTGGACTCGATCGCCGGTGCCGGGGCGGAGATGCTGCCCGAGCGGCCGCGTAAGGCCATCGCGCCGCTCAAGGAGTCGGGTGAGCGCTGGCTGGAGGTCATGGAGCTGGCCCACCGGCAGGGCATCGAGTCGACCGCCACCATGATGATGGGCACCGGCGAGACGCACGCCGAGCGGATCGAGCACCTGCGCATGATCCGCGACGTGCAGGACCGCACCCGTGGTTTCCGGTCCTTCATCCCGTGGACGTACCAGCCGGAGAACAACCACCTCAAGGGCCGCACGCAGGCGACGACGCTGGAGTACCTGCGGCTGGTCGCGGTGGCCCGGCTCTTCTTCGAGACCGTGCCGCACCTGCAGGCGTCCTGGCTGACGACCGGCAAGGACGTTGGGCAGCTCGCCCTGCACATGGGCGTGGACGACCTCGGCTCGATCATGCTGGAGGAGAACGTCATCTCCTCGGCCGGCGCGCGGCACCGCTCCAACCTGCACGAGCTGATCGGCATGATCCGCTCGGCGGACCGGATCCCGGCGCAGCGGGACACCCTCTACAACCGGCTGGCCGTGCACCACACGCCGGCCGACGACCCGACCGACGATCGGGTGGTCTCGCACTTCTCCTCGATCGCGCTGCCCGGCGGCGGTGCCGGCCGTTCCCTGCCGCTGGTCGACGTCAACTGAGGTTGGTCGCAGCCCGGCCGTTCGGCTGACTGGGGCTCATGCTCCCGCCCGACCGCCTCGGCGGTCCGGGTGGTCCCGGCCGCTGCGGCGTCCAAGCTGCCCGGTCAGGGGTGGTGGAGATGATCGTCGGCCGCTAGCGTCCCGCCTCATATCCCTCGCCACCGCGGATTGGCGGAATCAGCGCGACAGTGCTGGTGGCGAGTGGTCTGATGGTCCTGGGTCGCGC
The nucleotide sequence above comes from Micromonospora sp. NBC_00389. Encoded proteins:
- the mqnC gene encoding cyclic dehypoxanthinyl futalosine synthase → MTVSREIDDILQRGADGGRITPEEALLLYTEAPFHALGEAADAVRRRRHPDNVVTYLIDRNINYTNVCVTACKFCAFYRAPKHKEGWTHPTEEILRRCGEAVELGATQVMLQGGHHPDYGVEYYEELFSSVKQAYPQLAIHSIGPSEILHMAKVSGVSLDEAIARIKVAGLDSIAGAGAEMLPERPRKAIAPLKESGERWLEVMELAHRQGIESTATMMMGTGETHAERIEHLRMIRDVQDRTRGFRSFIPWTYQPENNHLKGRTQATTLEYLRLVAVARLFFETVPHLQASWLTTGKDVGQLALHMGVDDLGSIMLEENVISSAGARHRSNLHELIGMIRSADRIPAQRDTLYNRLAVHHTPADDPTDDRVVSHFSSIALPGGGAGRSLPLVDVN